The sequence GAACGACGCCTCAGCTCTGAAGACGAATATACGCATGGTGGCATAAATTACAAGGAGCAGGATACCAAAACGGCATTGTGATAAAGCATCCTTCAAAGTAAGAATAACGTGATGCCTTGTGTATGAACGGTAAGAGGAAAAGATGTGGATGCGATGAAAAGACAGCCAAAAGATGTGAtcacctttttctcttcttctctgagtCATTTGTCCTGGTTTTGCTTTGGGGAGTCTTGGCTGTGCCTGATTTGGAGATGCTGTCTTCTCTGCGTCGTttgctacagaaaaaaaaggagggacaTGTGTAAACAGCTGTGAATGAACAAActtatcttgtttattttatcttctCTCAGTCAGAAACGTATACACTTTTGATTCCATTAATCAACTGTCAATAATTTTTTTCGGATCCTTTATGAACTGGTTTGTCTTGTCCGACTGAGTGTACTGACTGTGTCGTGCTGCCGTCCAGCTCCTGTTCCTTGCAGGGAGACTGCGTGGGTACTTTTCCGTCTTGTCTGTagtctcctccctcctccagctgacCCCCCCGTTGGCTGCCATTGCATCGATCTGTTTGACACCTGGCCTGAGGCGGAGTCGAGGGGGGAGACTGCGATGTCGGTTCCTGATCTTCCCTGGACAACTCCCTCAGCCAGTTCTGGatgcaaagaagaagaacagtaAAGCAAATGAATTTGAGAATGACAGGTTTTGACTTCACCATGTGTTGGCACAGCAGGCCATAATTAGTCATTTGGTTTGTCATGTGCTTATAAAATGGAGTGATTTTCTTGTCAAAAATTTCCataaaaagaaactcaaaatgacaaaaacataagcTTAATCACGCACGATCGTCAAACTGAGTTTCAATTTGTGTCACTCATAACAATGTAAAGGTTCTAGCAGGATGCACTGTAAATCTACTATTTAACATCAtaacacagagaaaagggaaCCGACTTCATTAATGTTTCAACAGTATAGATATTCACACATCTCTCACCTATCATTCTCTCATCTTATTTCCCCTCTGCAGGGCATTTTATTATAACATTATTTCCATACAGCCACTCTCACTCAGCGAGCGGTGCATGTGACTGGAGGTCTGGCCATAAGCTCTACAGTAGCTTTGTTTCACATAACTCCTGCCACTGAATTAACCTGTGAATTAAATGGATTTCAACTTTGTTCAGACGGACGGGTGCCAGTCAATGCATAAGTACCATGATATGTTAGCTTATGTTTTCAATTTGCACAGTTGTTCACATTGTGGCAGTGACAgtttgtatatttatgtgtggTGCAGGCAGCACCTGTACTGAGGGGTCCCCCCTAATGTACTTGGCCCCTTCAAGGACAGCCATGTAGGAGAAGCGCAGCTGGTCAGGGGTCTGGATCAGGCCCATACGGTACTTCCTCATGTCCAGCAGGATGCTTTTGATGTCCACTGACGAGGGGTCTTTCCTCTTGTCCATCTGAACAGAACAGCAAAGCAAATTAGCGTAGCTAACCGGGAAGAGAACCCCAGATTGTCTGTCATATCTGGGAAATTTAATTGACCTTTTTTTAAACCTTATTTCCATTTGATCTGTCTTGCCTACTTCCacatcatcatgtttttatgCACTCAGCTGTGGGCTGCACATGACCACATAAAAGTTGGTTTCATGTTTTAGATGTTGGAGGctttttttcactatttttctccttttaacCACATTCTGAAGCAGGAACTggtcagaaaatatttattttaacttgtatttcaaatattttaatcagttttcaagttgtttttcatgtcagtcttctgtcatgtcatgtctATTTCTGTGTTGTGAACATATCTAATACCTAATTCAAATGCATTCATTTCCATACTTTCAGATACAAGCAGGCTAagtagaaatgaaaaatatgtagGCAAAAAAGGTGATGTGACTAATCTggaaaatctaaaaacaaaatgaatctcGATTGTGGCCATGGAGAAttaattttgtaaaaaaaactCTATAAAACAAAGAGGCAGGACGTACCAGGACCACACACGTGTCAACTAAAGAAAACGTCCCCGATCGTCCGATTCCAGCACTGCAGTGCACCACGGCCGGCCCGTGATCCACACCCAACGCTCCCGACTCCCGTACTTTGAACAGGAAGTTTAGGAAGGATGCCGGGGACTCTGGGACACCAAAGTCAGGCCATGTGGTGTAATGAAAGTGGTAgatctctctcttctctcctgtctgtgaaagcagacaaaaaagagGCTCATTAGCAGGTACAAAACTTCTGTTTGTTCCAGTTTTTAAGTAAacaacagtttcagtttcacttctTGTAATAAATCAGGTTCACGTCAAGACGTGTGCACTCGTTTCTCGTGCTTATTTTTCTTGAAATCCCCTCGGCTGTTAATGTTCGGTTGttgatatttttcatctttcattaaaaacaaaaaaaaaaaagtctgttcaTTTTTGTATACAAGAAACAAGTTAAAATGGATTAGAAAAATTCATAACTTTGAAGTTGAGATGAAAATCATTTCTCCACACTTAAACATTACAAAAACTCTGGATGTGTATTAAGAAATGTTTAATCTGTCTGAAAGTCTGTGAAAACCTCATGGATGAACACGGTTTTCAGTTCCAAGAAGCCTCGGACAACACAGGCTCCTGTGAGGAGTCTTGGTATGATACCCCTGAACCATTTCAGCTCTCCGTTCCAACCTTTTACTGGGAATTCCCCTTGTGCTAAATAATACTGTGGCCTACACTAATGTTCTGCAGCTCCAACACTCTGGTGGTGTAGTAAGACTTGATATCTTCTGACAACAGCGTGACCAAGAAACGCGTGTCTCTGAAGGCCATCTCCCTCTCCTCAGTTGTGGGCCAGTACTGGGCACACTTTTCCTGTCAGAGAAGACAAAGACGGTGAGGGACACCAAAGAAGTGCACCTGATGAAAAGCAGACGCTGGCTGAGTGGCCAAAATGGCCTTGAGATAAAGCAGCTGACAACTAACAGCAGGACAGTTTGATGCACCACAGTGAAAAGGAACCTGGGTAATAAATTAACTAatgctttcagtgttttttgtttttgttatttgtttttttaatgtctttgtctGCTCTTTCCCCACACATAccagcacatttaaaaacacacatacaaaatgtcAATATGTCACAACTGCATATCTGTACCAGATCCAAAGCTCTGTTTCATGACACCAGACATATTACGTCACAGCAACATGGTCTGTAGATTTTAATTTAggtcagatttttttattatgtcaCATTGCACtcataaaaataacatcaaataaaattataacaatgatttaattaaaaagcttgtattaataaagatttttttggtATGGATTTCAATACTAAAATATGTATAGCTGTGCGTTCAGAACTTTATCAtgtttggtgctatataaaaaagataataaattattatcattattattagtagtagtagcagttAACAACCAGTAGGGTGAATAATCTAATTTAAACCAGACAGAGTAAAGTTACAAAGTCTGGCTCAAATCTTGTAGTGCCATAATCTtgaaagtaataaataaaaataataagtcaGTACTGCAGTCAAATGCTACTACAAATCCTTAAATTACATGTGTAAGTGACACCTAATCATACAGTATTTTCTAAGTAAACAGACAATGGCCAGAACTGTTGAGGATAAGTCCGTTATGCAACATTCCCTGTGCAGGATTGGAGAGCTGGCCTGCATAAAAGATCCTTGTGAAGTTAATAATATCTGTGGACTAGGTGCTCTTTATCTTCGATTTCCAAGAAAACCGTCAGTGAGTGATATCCAATTCAGCTGCTTTACTGAGAAAGCTCACTGCTGTtaagtgcgtgcgtgtgtgtgtgtgtgtgtgagagagagagagagagagagagagtcagagagagtgtgtttacgtttgtgtgtgtgtgtgtgtgtgtgtgtgtgtgtttaatcagCACATCGCAGGATCACTGGATTTAAAAGAGCTAAGAGGCTGGGCTGCATCCCAGTTCCTCACATACATCTGTGAACACGCTGTCTAAACACTGAATTCCGGGCAGTTGTCCCGCCGACAGGAAAGTGAAGCTCGATTCAACAAGCTGCATtaattatttaacatttaatttgacaaaGTGTGCGTGTTGCTGATGTTCTGTggtgtgttcagtttttgtttttcctgcagtctctctgtgtgtgggtgtgtaggCATCAGACAAACGGCAGATGTCACACCAGACgatatgctgtatttttgttaCTGTGAACTTACTGAGCCTTTCTCGATGATCCGGTTGAGCATGATGACTGCCTTGGTCTTTTGCTCCCAGATCATGAGCCAAAAGTGGCCGCAGGTGTTCCTGAGGGGGCCCTGTGGACAGCACGCACACGACCACAGACACTTTGATCAGTGACATGGCAGGAGTCCAGGGAACAGTAGGAAGTCATTTATAAAGGAAATCTATTTGTCAggcatgaacaaaaacatttagatCCACTGTATACATCAGTTAAGCAACAGGATGAGAACCATTTCTATTAATGTCACAACTACACTATGCAACTACAATCTGCAGAGTGACAATGAGAATTTAATTGAAAGGTCAAGACTGCTAAAAGGTTGTGGTTTGGCTGAGTTGAGAACACTGTACTCTGCATTATCTAAATGTCAAATGTTCTGCAAATAATGCAGAATAGATAACATACCCAAATGCACATTGCTGATAAGACCCACCATAAAACCCCATAATGTGCAATGACCCTCTGTCTGGTGTCATGCAAATTAGGGAACAAATAACTAAATAGCTGCAGAGGAAActgatctgttttgtttatgattCTACTCTTTCAAGACACCCCAATTCACCGGAATTTTGTCCTTGTATTTTTCATTGATCAACGAGACTCCCAATGTTTGGAAACTAACAGCCTTTAGTTTAATCTAATACATGTAGAAAtgttgtgtgggtgttttttatCTATGACAGTCTGTAGCAGAGTTGAAAACTGATAGCAGGGGACTGATGATTTTCCTGTTCTTTTCGATATCACGCCTCAATAAATGCGGCAGCCTAAATAATCACAGACTCCATGGTGTTTTCTTTACTGAAGAGTTTATCATAGTCCAGCAAAATCACCataacatatttcacatttttctcccaGCTATGGATGTTAAAGCTCATCTCTGTGGCTTGACAAACAAGGACACCATTTATTCTGTTATGCGTGTGgcgctacacacacacaccgttatC comes from Scatophagus argus isolate fScaArg1 chromosome 17, fScaArg1.pri, whole genome shotgun sequence and encodes:
- the ptpn2b gene encoding tyrosine-protein phosphatase non-receptor type 2 isoform X1; the encoded protein is MSALSFLSVCLDIVTFHKVSATVSLVEIRNQSHECSYKVAKYPENRNRNRYRDVSPFDHSRVKLENTENDYINASLVVMEEAQRSYILTQGPLRNTCGHFWLMIWEQKTKAVIMLNRIIEKGSEKCAQYWPTTEEREMAFRDTRFLVTLLSEDIKSYYTTRVLELQNISTGEKREIYHFHYTTWPDFGVPESPASFLNFLFKVRESGALGVDHGPAVVHCSAGIGRSGTFSLVDTCVVLMDKRKDPSSVDIKSILLDMRKYRMGLIQTPDQLRFSYMAVLEGAKYIRGDPSVQNWLRELSREDQEPTSQSPPSTPPQARCQTDRCNGSQRGGQLEEGGDYRQDGKVPTQSPCKEQELDGSTTHKRRREDSISKSGTAKTPQSKTRTNDSEKKRKRAKTSDC
- the ptpn2b gene encoding tyrosine-protein phosphatase non-receptor type 2 isoform X2; its protein translation is MDQEFEDIDSEGRWQKLYLEIRNQSHECSYKVAKYPENRNRNRYRDVSPFDHSRVKLENTENDYINASLVVMEEAQRSYILTQGPLRNTCGHFWLMIWEQKTKAVIMLNRIIEKGSEKCAQYWPTTEEREMAFRDTRFLVTLLSEDIKSYYTTRVLELQNISTGEKREIYHFHYTTWPDFGVPESPASFLNFLFKVRESGALGVDHGPAVVHCSAGIGRSGTFSLVDTCVVLMDKRKDPSSVDIKSILLDMRKYRMGLIQTPDQLRFSYMAVLEGAKYIRGDPSVQNWLRELSREDQEPTSQSPPSTPPQARCQTDRCNGSQRGGQLEEGGDYRQDGKVPTQSPCKEQELDGSTTHKRRREDSISKSGTAKTPQSKTRTNDSEKKRKRAKTSDC
- the ptpn2b gene encoding tyrosine-protein phosphatase non-receptor type 2 isoform X3 codes for the protein MEEAQRSYILTQGPLRNTCGHFWLMIWEQKTKAVIMLNRIIEKGSEKCAQYWPTTEEREMAFRDTRFLVTLLSEDIKSYYTTRVLELQNISTGEKREIYHFHYTTWPDFGVPESPASFLNFLFKVRESGALGVDHGPAVVHCSAGIGRSGTFSLVDTCVVLMDKRKDPSSVDIKSILLDMRKYRMGLIQTPDQLRFSYMAVLEGAKYIRGDPSVQNWLRELSREDQEPTSQSPPSTPPQARCQTDRCNGSQRGGQLEEGGDYRQDGKVPTQSPCKEQELDGSTTHKRRREDSISKSGTAKTPQSKTRTNDSEKKRKRAKTSDC